From Alkalidesulfovibrio alkalitolerans DSM 16529, a single genomic window includes:
- a CDS encoding Bax inhibitor-1/YccA family protein, whose amino-acid sequence MNRFETMRRAQAKPEVLNAFMRGVYTWMCGGLLTTAALALFTASSPALLQVIYGNPIMPWVVMLSPLVLVFVLSGMINRLSANAASGLFLLYSALMGLSLSFVFLAYSPAAISKAFFTAAGMFGAMSIYGYTTKKDLTSWGSFLFMGLIGVILASVVNIFLRSPALDFVVSGVGVLVFVGLTAYDTQRLKTMAETAPMDDALVMRRGVILGALTLYLDFINLFLMLLRFFGGNRD is encoded by the coding sequence ATGAATCGTTTTGAGACCATGCGCCGGGCCCAAGCCAAGCCCGAAGTCCTGAACGCCTTCATGCGCGGCGTTTACACCTGGATGTGCGGCGGTCTTCTGACCACCGCGGCGCTGGCCTTGTTCACGGCCTCGAGTCCGGCTCTGCTCCAGGTCATTTACGGAAACCCGATCATGCCCTGGGTGGTGATGCTCTCCCCCCTGGTCCTGGTCTTCGTGCTCAGCGGCATGATCAACCGCCTTTCGGCCAACGCCGCCTCGGGCCTGTTCCTGCTCTACAGCGCCCTCATGGGGCTCTCGCTGTCCTTCGTCTTCCTGGCCTACTCCCCGGCTGCCATCTCCAAGGCCTTCTTCACGGCCGCAGGCATGTTTGGCGCCATGAGCATATACGGCTACACCACCAAAAAGGACCTCACCTCCTGGGGCTCGTTCCTGTTCATGGGCCTGATCGGCGTGATCCTGGCCTCGGTGGTGAACATCTTCCTGCGCAGCCCGGCCCTGGACTTCGTGGTTTCGGGCGTGGGCGTGCTGGTCTTCGTCGGCCTCACGGCCTACGACACCCAGCGCCTGAAGACCATGGCCGAGACCGCGCCCATGGACGACGCGCTCGTCATGCGTCGCGGCGTGATCCTGGGCGCACTGACGTTGTATCTCGACTTCATCAACCTCTTCCTCATGCTGCTGCGTTTCTTCGGCGGCAATCGCGACTAG
- a CDS encoding ABC1 kinase family protein — translation MENPFSIITRSTASIGRLKDIALILARHGFGEVLDLVRLPFRRPRCETCETTGERNVWTKIRMAMEDLGPTFIKVGQVLSLRPDLVPLELCEELKHLQEDVHPEPFEEIRAHVERTYGMPLSDIFSFFDETPTAAASLSQVHRARLRHGPFAGRDMAVKVRRPRVLATVEADLDIMAYLAGVLHERVESLRAVNIPDVVAEVKKSLRRELDFINEARNIQLFRAMFADDPEITAPAVAEDWARSDVLIMEFMEGARLDKYDGPPEERERIAHAGLRCAVAQMLEHGMFHADPHLGNVRILSDGRLCYFDWGLVGRLSADMRQALVDYIIGLAQNDPVRVAKIALEMAVRVPPLLDFQRFVTDVMFVIDKVRAPVGGNANLGRFMLDLTEMCRDYGVLLRPDYILVGRALLSTEACGRVLAPGFDAMEALKPVAMRYAIKRASLIFSDKPLLGDLQDSLRALSRLPQKAAHVLELAQAGKLTVELRQGGLDRQMSNLRGVAYVIASGLVAASLVIGSSLIYVSGIGPHWRGMPIFGLSGFTISGLFGMWLVVHLMKKTK, via the coding sequence ATGGAAAACCCGTTCAGCATCATCACCCGCTCCACCGCCTCCATCGGGAGGCTGAAGGACATCGCCCTGATCCTGGCCCGCCATGGCTTCGGAGAAGTTCTCGACCTCGTGCGCCTGCCCTTCAGACGGCCTCGTTGCGAAACTTGCGAAACAACCGGCGAGCGCAACGTGTGGACAAAAATCAGGATGGCCATGGAGGACCTGGGGCCGACCTTCATCAAGGTCGGCCAGGTGCTGTCGCTTCGTCCCGACCTCGTGCCCCTGGAGCTCTGCGAGGAACTGAAACACCTGCAAGAGGACGTCCATCCCGAGCCGTTCGAGGAAATCCGCGCCCACGTGGAACGGACCTACGGCATGCCACTCTCGGACATCTTCTCCTTCTTCGACGAGACGCCCACGGCCGCGGCCTCGCTCTCGCAGGTGCACCGGGCCCGCCTTCGCCACGGCCCCTTCGCGGGCCGCGACATGGCCGTCAAGGTACGACGCCCCCGCGTTCTTGCCACCGTGGAGGCCGACCTCGACATCATGGCCTATCTCGCGGGCGTCCTGCACGAACGGGTGGAGTCGCTACGCGCCGTGAACATCCCCGACGTGGTGGCCGAGGTCAAAAAATCCCTGCGCCGGGAATTGGATTTCATCAACGAGGCACGCAACATCCAACTCTTCAGAGCCATGTTCGCCGACGACCCCGAAATCACCGCCCCGGCAGTGGCCGAGGACTGGGCAAGATCCGACGTGCTGATCATGGAGTTCATGGAGGGCGCTCGCCTGGACAAGTACGACGGCCCGCCCGAGGAGCGGGAGCGCATCGCCCACGCGGGCCTGCGCTGCGCAGTGGCCCAGATGCTCGAACACGGCATGTTCCATGCCGATCCGCACCTGGGCAACGTGCGCATCCTGTCCGACGGCCGCCTGTGTTACTTCGACTGGGGGCTTGTCGGACGCCTCTCGGCCGACATGCGCCAGGCCCTGGTGGACTACATCATCGGCCTGGCCCAGAACGATCCGGTCCGAGTGGCCAAGATCGCCCTGGAGATGGCTGTGCGCGTGCCGCCGTTGCTCGATTTCCAACGTTTCGTCACCGACGTCATGTTCGTCATCGACAAGGTCCGCGCGCCCGTGGGCGGAAACGCCAACCTGGGCCGTTTCATGCTCGACCTGACCGAGATGTGCCGGGATTACGGCGTGCTGCTTCGCCCCGACTACATTCTCGTGGGCCGCGCGCTGCTCTCCACCGAGGCGTGCGGCCGGGTGCTCGCACCCGGCTTCGACGCCATGGAGGCGCTCAAACCCGTGGCCATGCGCTACGCCATCAAGCGCGCCTCGTTGATCTTTTCCGACAAGCCACTCCTGGGCGACTTGCAAGACTCGCTGCGCGCGCTCTCCCGCCTGCCGCAAAAAGCCGCCCACGTGCTCGAACTGGCCCAGGCGGGCAAGCTCACCGTGGAGTTGCGCCAGGGTGGCCTGGACCGCCAGATGTCCAATCTGCGCGGGGTGGCCTACGTCATCGCATCGGGTCTCGTGGCCGCCTCGCTCGTTATCGGTTCGTCGCTGATCTACGTCTCCGGAATCGGCCCCCATTGGCGCGGCATGCCGATATTCGGCCTTTCGGGCTTCACCATCTCGGGGCTTTTCGGCATGTGGCTGGTAGTGCACCTGATGAAAAAAACAAAGTGA
- the rnr gene encoding ribonuclease R yields the protein MARAKKKTDTPGVVDAKNVLDAMRRVGKPMTGRDLLKALKLHKQYKSSLFAVMDELARQGKVIVTRGNAYGLTEQMHMVTGKLEIQRSGVGYVIPEDPKRKADIFVPPQDFGEAWHGDRVVVAVSRERQGKNPAGRIVRVIERRLEEIPCRTDRPLGQGYMLCQPTDPRQHMLFMVPFADDAMPKSGVIVHVTPGERLDRELWAGKAAAVLGEETDVAVQEAMVKHNHNIPMKFPRACVEEALALPAEPSAADMQGRKDMRGVDFVTIDGATARDFDDAVFVARRGRGFTLWVAIADVSHYVRLGSALDVEARERANSYYFPRSVEPMFPKELSNGLCSLNPDVPRLAMVAEMDFSAQGKPGKTSFYPAVIKSKARLTYSQVKRAVIDGDEEERAAIAHVMPMLLRAYELAKIMNAKRKARGSLDFDLPEPEIMFNLTGETVDIRPKVRHFGHQIIEEFMIAANEAVAEFLESAGSGLLFRIHEEPDPEKIRSLYKMLAHTEMAARIPEETTPQALQALLQTAQGTDAEFMVNRLTLRTMMQAKYSPDNVGHFGLASECYCHFTSPIRRYADLQVHRALRHALSLPSGAAMPSKKLKDLGTHLSARERTAMEAERETLKRVTVLFLRDKVGREFSGVISGLADFGFWVELSEVMAEGMVRVSLLTDDYYVFHPERQMLLGERTGRMFRLGQSLRVLLQEVNLARLEVTLVPVDQAPKWGEGGEEGEPPAAPERKPRWVKVSDGAKGGGKASRIPAKGRGDAARRSGKGKSGVRRGGKGRP from the coding sequence ATGGCCCGCGCGAAGAAAAAGACTGACACGCCCGGCGTGGTGGACGCCAAGAATGTCCTGGACGCCATGCGCCGCGTGGGCAAGCCCATGACCGGCCGCGACCTGCTCAAGGCGCTCAAGCTGCACAAGCAGTACAAGAGCTCGCTGTTCGCGGTCATGGACGAGCTTGCCCGCCAGGGCAAGGTCATCGTCACGCGAGGCAACGCCTACGGCCTGACCGAGCAGATGCACATGGTCACGGGCAAGCTGGAGATCCAGCGCTCGGGGGTGGGCTACGTGATCCCCGAGGATCCCAAGCGCAAGGCGGACATCTTCGTGCCGCCGCAGGATTTCGGCGAGGCCTGGCACGGCGACCGCGTGGTGGTGGCGGTCTCGCGCGAGCGCCAGGGGAAGAATCCCGCGGGCCGCATCGTGCGCGTCATCGAGCGCCGCCTGGAGGAGATTCCCTGCCGCACCGACAGGCCCCTGGGCCAAGGCTACATGCTCTGCCAGCCCACGGACCCGCGCCAGCACATGCTGTTCATGGTCCCCTTCGCGGACGACGCCATGCCCAAGTCGGGGGTCATCGTCCACGTCACGCCCGGCGAGCGGCTGGACCGCGAGTTGTGGGCGGGCAAGGCCGCGGCCGTGTTGGGCGAGGAGACGGACGTGGCCGTGCAGGAGGCCATGGTCAAGCACAACCACAACATCCCAATGAAATTTCCCAGGGCCTGCGTGGAAGAGGCCCTGGCCCTGCCCGCCGAACCCAGCGCGGCCGACATGCAGGGGCGCAAGGACATGCGGGGCGTGGATTTCGTGACCATCGACGGGGCCACGGCGCGCGACTTCGACGACGCCGTGTTCGTGGCCAGGCGGGGACGCGGCTTCACGCTGTGGGTGGCCATCGCCGACGTTTCCCACTACGTGCGCCTGGGCTCCGCCCTGGACGTGGAGGCCAGGGAACGGGCCAACTCCTACTACTTCCCGCGCTCCGTGGAGCCCATGTTTCCCAAGGAACTGTCCAACGGGCTGTGCAGCCTCAACCCGGACGTGCCGCGCCTGGCCATGGTCGCGGAGATGGATTTTTCGGCCCAGGGCAAGCCCGGCAAGACGAGCTTTTATCCGGCCGTGATAAAGAGCAAGGCGCGGCTGACCTATTCCCAGGTCAAGCGCGCCGTGATCGACGGCGACGAGGAGGAGCGCGCGGCCATCGCCCACGTCATGCCCATGCTCCTGCGCGCCTACGAGCTAGCCAAGATCATGAACGCCAAGCGCAAGGCGCGCGGCAGCCTGGACTTCGACCTGCCCGAGCCCGAGATCATGTTCAACCTCACGGGCGAGACCGTGGACATCCGGCCCAAGGTGCGCCACTTCGGCCACCAGATCATCGAGGAGTTCATGATCGCGGCCAACGAGGCCGTGGCCGAATTCCTCGAATCGGCCGGGTCGGGCCTGCTCTTCCGCATCCATGAGGAGCCCGATCCCGAGAAGATCCGCTCGCTGTACAAGATGCTGGCCCACACCGAGATGGCGGCCAGGATTCCCGAGGAGACCACGCCGCAGGCGCTGCAAGCCCTGCTCCAGACGGCCCAGGGCACGGACGCGGAGTTCATGGTCAACCGCCTCACCTTGCGCACCATGATGCAGGCCAAGTACTCCCCGGACAACGTGGGCCATTTCGGCCTGGCCAGCGAATGCTACTGCCATTTCACCTCGCCCATCCGGCGCTACGCCGACTTGCAGGTCCACCGCGCGCTGCGCCACGCGCTTTCGCTGCCTTCCGGCGCGGCCATGCCCAGCAAGAAGCTGAAGGATCTGGGCACCCATCTTTCGGCGCGCGAGCGCACGGCCATGGAGGCGGAGCGCGAGACGCTCAAGCGCGTCACCGTGCTCTTTTTGCGCGACAAGGTTGGACGCGAGTTTTCGGGCGTCATCTCGGGGCTCGCGGATTTCGGCTTTTGGGTGGAACTTTCCGAGGTCATGGCCGAGGGCATGGTTCGCGTCTCGCTCTTGACGGACGATTACTACGTCTTCCACCCCGAACGGCAGATGCTGCTCGGCGAACGCACGGGCCGCATGTTCCGGCTCGGCCAGAGCTTGCGCGTGCTGTTGCAGGAGGTCAATCTGGCCCGGCTGGAAGTCACGCTCGTGCCTGTGGACCAAGCCCCGAAATGGGGTGAGGGCGGTGAGGAGGGGGAGCCGCCTGCCGCGCCCGAGCGAAAGCCCAGGTGGGTGAAGGTTTCCGACGGCGCGAAGGGGGGCGGCAAGGCCAGCCGCATCCCGGCCAAGGGCCGGGGCGATGCCGCCAGACGGTCCGGGAAGGGGAAAAGTGGCGTGAGACGGGGGGGAAAGGGCCGCCCCTGA
- a CDS encoding monovalent cation/H+ antiporter complex subunit F: MHDVFLTLALVLGIVLLIPFYRVYKGPTLFDRLLGVAAVGSKTITIVLLFGLIYDRLDMFIDISLGYAILNFVGVIAMAKYLKASSRS, translated from the coding sequence ATGCACGACGTATTCCTTACCCTGGCCCTTGTCCTGGGCATCGTGCTCCTGATCCCGTTCTACCGAGTATATAAGGGGCCCACGCTCTTCGACAGGCTTTTGGGCGTGGCCGCGGTCGGCTCCAAGACCATCACCATCGTGCTGCTCTTCGGACTGATTTACGACCGTCTCGACATGTTCATCGACATCTCGCTCGGATACGCCATCCTGAACTTCGTGGGCGTCATCGCCATGGCTAAATACCTCAAGGCGTCGTCAAGGTCGTGA
- a CDS encoding Na+/H+ antiporter subunit E, translating to MAAHDTSTPPAARTGFWARYRGMILQAVLLMAIWLVLSGHYDFLHIFFGVISVALVVWMNAHLRSLPLAGETCGASCIRLGRLMLYLVWLLKEIVKSGVYVAWVVIKPVSPISPSIVRFTSKQPNAMARMILGNSITLTPGTVTMDIKDDTFIVHALTDETAAGLVSGDMESRVAKLYCGDISGEDACGNVCTITTRKER from the coding sequence ATGGCAGCACACGACACCTCGACCCCGCCCGCCGCGCGCACAGGCTTTTGGGCCCGTTACCGCGGCATGATCCTCCAGGCCGTGCTGCTCATGGCCATCTGGCTTGTCCTGAGCGGCCATTACGACTTTCTGCACATTTTCTTCGGCGTCATCTCCGTGGCCCTGGTGGTCTGGATGAACGCCCATCTGCGGAGCCTGCCCCTGGCCGGGGAGACCTGCGGCGCGAGTTGCATCAGGCTCGGTCGGCTCATGCTTTACCTTGTCTGGCTGCTCAAAGAGATAGTCAAATCCGGCGTCTACGTGGCCTGGGTGGTCATCAAGCCCGTCTCGCCGATATCTCCCTCGATCGTCCGCTTCACCTCGAAGCAGCCCAACGCCATGGCCCGCATGATCCTGGGCAACTCGATCACCCTCACGCCCGGCACGGTGACCATGGACATCAAGGACGACACCTTCATCGTTCACGCCCTGACCGACGAAACCGCTGCCGGACTCGTCTCCGGCGACATGGAAAGCCGCGTGGCCAAGCTCTACTGCGGCGACATTTCGGGCGAGGACGCCTGCGGCAACGTATGCACGATCACCACCAGGAAGGAGCGCTAG
- a CDS encoding response regulator transcription factor: protein MRILIVEDEPTVAEAISSGLKAEGFDTVVAASGEEGFFQASTESFEIIVLDLMLPGRDGLEILNALRGRGVHTPVIVLTARDGVDDRVRGLDQGADDYLAKPFAFPELLARIRALLRRGRPEDVLKLRVADLEMDLVSRAVSRGGREIALTAKEYDLLEYLMRHAGQIVTRAMLSTDVWKASRRATPLDNVIDVHITRLRKKVDHGRGKRLIHTVRGLGFVLREEAGGGS, encoded by the coding sequence ATGCGCATCTTGATTGTCGAGGATGAGCCCACGGTTGCCGAGGCCATCAGCAGCGGGCTCAAGGCCGAGGGGTTCGACACCGTGGTCGCCGCCAGCGGCGAGGAGGGCTTTTTCCAGGCCAGCACCGAATCCTTCGAGATCATCGTTCTCGATCTCATGCTGCCGGGCCGCGACGGCCTGGAAATCCTGAACGCGTTGCGCGGCCGGGGGGTGCACACGCCCGTGATCGTGCTCACCGCGCGCGACGGCGTTGACGACCGTGTGCGGGGCCTGGACCAGGGCGCGGACGACTATCTGGCCAAACCTTTCGCCTTTCCCGAACTTTTGGCCCGTATCAGAGCGCTATTGCGGCGCGGCAGGCCCGAGGACGTTCTGAAGCTTCGCGTGGCCGATCTGGAGATGGATTTGGTGTCGCGCGCGGTGTCGCGTGGAGGCAGGGAGATCGCGCTCACCGCGAAGGAGTACGACCTCCTCGAATACCTCATGCGCCACGCCGGCCAGATCGTCACCAGGGCCATGCTCTCCACCGACGTCTGGAAGGCCTCGCGCCGGGCCACGCCGCTGGACAACGTCATTGACGTGCACATCACCCGGCTGCGCAAGAAGGTGGATCATGGCAGGGGCAAGCGGCTCATCCACACGGTCAGGGGGCTCGGCTTCGTGCTCAGGGAGGAGGCCGGTGGCGGGAGCTAG
- a CDS encoding calcium/sodium antiporter gives MFVDLAFALLAVVLLWRTADWIVESAAAIARSRGVSELVIGLTIVAFGTSAPEFLVTLSASVKQMPDISLANVVGSNFANLGLVLGLCAFVVPVAASRLLVLRDGGFLLLLTGGVALAAWREALGPLTGLGLLGFLAGYLWLLFRNRECDAACEAGDGRTARWWDYPRLLAGFAGVAVGGTLLVETAANLARLAGVSEWFIGLTLVAVGTSLPELATCLAAALRGRGDMLLGNLVGSNIFNYAGVLGLTCVISPLSPSPQAVAGAALNLGFVALALVLMRTGWRVSRLEGLLLMLLNLLVIGVAWRG, from the coding sequence ATGTTCGTCGACTTGGCATTCGCGCTGCTCGCCGTGGTGCTCCTGTGGCGCACGGCGGACTGGATCGTGGAAAGCGCGGCGGCAATCGCCCGCTCGCGGGGCGTCTCCGAGCTGGTCATTGGCCTGACCATCGTGGCCTTCGGCACCTCGGCCCCGGAGTTCCTGGTCACGCTCTCCGCCTCGGTGAAGCAGATGCCCGACATCTCGCTGGCCAACGTGGTCGGCTCCAACTTCGCCAACCTCGGACTCGTGCTCGGGCTTTGCGCCTTCGTGGTTCCGGTGGCCGCCTCCCGCCTTCTGGTCCTGCGCGACGGCGGTTTTTTGCTGCTGCTCACCGGAGGCGTGGCCCTGGCCGCATGGCGCGAGGCGCTCGGCCCGCTCACGGGGCTCGGCCTGCTGGGCTTTCTCGCGGGCTATCTCTGGCTGCTCTTTCGGAACCGCGAGTGCGACGCCGCCTGCGAGGCGGGCGACGGCCGCACGGCCCGCTGGTGGGACTATCCGCGCCTTCTCGCCGGATTCGCGGGAGTGGCCGTGGGCGGCACGCTGCTTGTGGAGACGGCCGCGAATCTGGCCCGTCTGGCCGGAGTCAGCGAGTGGTTTATCGGGCTGACCCTCGTGGCCGTGGGCACCTCGCTGCCCGAACTCGCAACCTGCCTTGCGGCGGCGCTGCGTGGCCGGGGAGACATGCTGCTCGGAAACCTCGTGGGCAGCAATATCTTCAATTACGCAGGCGTATTGGGGCTGACCTGCGTCATCAGCCCGCTTTCTCCTTCCCCGCAGGCCGTGGCAGGCGCGGCCCTGAACCTGGGCTTCGTGGCCCTGGCTCTCGTACTTATGCGTACAGGCTGGCGTGTCTCGCGCCTTGAGGGGCTCTTGCTCATGCTCCTCAATCTCCTCGTCATTGGCGTGGCCTGGCGCGGCTGA
- a CDS encoding sensor histidine kinase, with product MAGARRLRARLAWFFAVSLALLLLLYTLLAWLTLRQVLSEQLDERLGADVRTALFAARVAETEADGGDAERVEDIFPLRWAIIRTSDGEIVFSHHPREQGAVLPHSAFDSDAPVGSTRWQDHSPPEMPERNLRVLTRRVAAADGRIFDVTVARSLGPMERELKAFVRVYILLVPLGVLVAGFLAYLAAGRLLRPVGEMAALAGRIRAKRLSERLPVDGQYEELGRLAEAFNDTLARLEDSFARLRHFTADVSHELRTPLMVLRSVGEEGLRQARDAEDLREVVGEMLEEADKLASLVETLLLLARADSGEVRLAMSPLDVSTLAGESAHFLDILAEERGQRIVFEGREGAMVMADPGVLSQALNNVLHNALRHSPPGSTVTVRIVTGAEEHVVEIEDQGPGIEAEHLPRIFDRFYRVRQDRSRTTGGSGLGLAIAAWAASSHGGRIEVESEPGVGSRFRIVLPALAAANAASPGKPGL from the coding sequence GTGGCGGGAGCTAGACGCCTGCGCGCCCGTCTGGCCTGGTTCTTCGCCGTCAGCTTGGCCCTTCTTCTTCTCCTGTACACGCTTTTGGCGTGGCTGACCTTGCGCCAGGTTCTGAGCGAGCAGCTTGACGAGCGGCTCGGCGCGGACGTCAGGACCGCGCTCTTCGCCGCCAGAGTCGCAGAGACCGAGGCTGATGGGGGCGATGCGGAGCGGGTCGAGGACATCTTTCCCCTACGCTGGGCAATTATCCGGACGAGCGACGGGGAAATCGTCTTTTCGCACCACCCCAGGGAACAAGGCGCAGTCTTGCCCCATTCCGCGTTCGACAGCGATGCGCCGGTCGGTTCCACTAGGTGGCAAGATCATTCTCCCCCGGAGATGCCGGAGCGGAACCTGCGCGTGCTCACGCGTCGCGTGGCGGCCGCAGATGGCCGCATCTTCGACGTCACCGTGGCCAGGAGCCTCGGCCCCATGGAGCGCGAACTGAAAGCCTTCGTCCGCGTCTATATCCTGCTGGTGCCTTTGGGGGTCCTGGTCGCTGGGTTTCTGGCCTATCTGGCCGCCGGGCGGCTGCTCCGGCCGGTGGGCGAGATGGCCGCGCTGGCCGGGCGCATCCGCGCCAAGCGCCTGTCCGAGCGCTTGCCCGTGGATGGCCAGTACGAGGAACTCGGCCGTCTGGCCGAGGCTTTCAACGACACCCTGGCCAGGCTGGAGGACTCCTTCGCTCGGCTTCGGCACTTCACGGCCGACGTTTCGCACGAACTGCGCACTCCGCTCATGGTTCTGCGCAGCGTGGGAGAAGAGGGGCTGCGCCAAGCCAGGGACGCAGAGGATCTGCGCGAGGTCGTCGGCGAGATGCTGGAGGAGGCGGACAAGCTCGCATCGCTGGTGGAAACGCTGCTTTTGCTCGCACGCGCGGACAGCGGCGAGGTCAGGCTGGCCATGTCGCCCCTGGACGTTTCGACCCTGGCCGGGGAGAGTGCGCATTTTCTCGATATTCTGGCCGAGGAGAGGGGGCAGCGCATCGTTTTTGAGGGCCGCGAGGGAGCAATGGTCATGGCCGACCCCGGCGTGCTTTCCCAGGCGCTGAACAACGTGCTGCACAATGCGCTACGGCATTCTCCGCCCGGCAGCACGGTCACTGTCCGGATCGTGACAGGCGCGGAGGAACACGTCGTGGAGATCGAGGACCAGGGACCCGGCATCGAGGCCGAGCACCTGCCGCGCATTTTCGATCGCTTCTACCGCGTGCGTCAGGATCGTTCGCGAACCACGGGCGGGTCTGGCCTGGGGCTGGCCATCGCGGCCTGGGCCGCGAGTTCGCACGGCGGGCGCATCGAAGTGGAGTCAGAACCGGGAGTGGGCAGCCGTTTCAGGATCGTGCTGCCCGCCCTTGCCGCCGCCAACGCGGCTTCGCCCGGAAAACCGGGTCTATGA
- the lpxK gene encoding tetraacyldisaccharide 4'-kinase — MSGRLSTSGPRGILAGLLAPAGAAWAGLMRLRERAFTHDLAPFFRTTRMAAPVVSVGNIAMGGTGKTPVTAWLCRQALARSLVPCVLTRGYRARPPHLPWTVSPGDPPAVAGDEPLLLARSCPGAHVVVDPVRARGGAFAGREFSPDLFVLDDGFQHLAVARDLNLCLLRPEDLGEEWGRVFPAGYWREGEGALSRADVFLVKTPDGTFGPLAASVKSRLGPFKRPVFAFCLGPVGLSPLAGGPPLQRLSGEAYVLACGVANPGQVAATAGMLLGYPPASVLAFPDHFAFGPDELRAVRAEAARENAPHVVVTAKDAVKIDPALLPEGLVLDVDVSFGESAYCDESFERLMDRRLFDLAAARRGDGPREEKD; from the coding sequence ATGTCCGGCCGACTTTCCACGTCCGGCCCCAGAGGCATCCTGGCAGGACTCCTGGCCCCGGCCGGGGCGGCATGGGCCGGGCTCATGCGCCTGCGTGAAAGAGCCTTCACGCACGACCTCGCGCCATTTTTCCGCACGACCCGTATGGCCGCTCCCGTGGTCTCGGTGGGCAACATCGCCATGGGCGGCACGGGCAAGACGCCCGTCACCGCCTGGCTGTGCCGCCAGGCCCTGGCTCGCTCCCTCGTCCCTTGCGTGCTCACGCGCGGCTACCGCGCCCGCCCGCCGCATTTGCCGTGGACCGTTTCGCCCGGCGATCCGCCCGCTGTCGCGGGCGACGAGCCGCTGCTCCTGGCCCGCTCCTGCCCTGGCGCGCACGTGGTCGTGGACCCGGTGCGGGCGCGCGGCGGCGCGTTCGCGGGGCGCGAATTTTCGCCCGATCTGTTCGTGCTCGACGACGGGTTCCAGCATCTGGCCGTGGCCCGTGACCTGAATCTTTGCCTGCTTCGGCCCGAGGATTTGGGCGAGGAGTGGGGGCGCGTCTTTCCGGCGGGATACTGGCGCGAGGGCGAGGGCGCGCTTTCGCGCGCCGACGTCTTTCTGGTCAAGACCCCGGACGGGACGTTTGGGCCGCTGGCCGCGTCCGTGAAATCCCGGCTCGGGCCGTTCAAGCGGCCGGTCTTCGCCTTTTGCCTCGGCCCCGTCGGCCTTTCGCCGCTCGCGGGCGGACCGCCGCTTCAGAGGCTTTCGGGCGAGGCGTACGTGCTGGCTTGCGGGGTGGCCAATCCGGGGCAGGTGGCGGCCACGGCCGGGATGCTCCTGGGCTATCCGCCCGCCTCGGTGCTGGCCTTTCCCGACCACTTTGCCTTCGGGCCCGACGAATTGCGCGCGGTGCGCGCCGAGGCCGCGCGTGAAAATGCGCCGCACGTTGTCGTCACGGCCAAGGACGCGGTCAAGATCGACCCCGCGCTCTTGCCCGAAGGGTTGGTGCTGGACGTGGACGTCTCCTTCGGCGAGAGTGCCTATTGCGACGAATCTTTCGAACGACTCATGGACCGCCGCCTGTTCGATCTCGCGGCTGCAAGGAGGGGCGATGGCCCGCGCGAAGAAAAAGACTGA